One Helianthus annuus cultivar XRQ/B chromosome 12, HanXRQr2.0-SUNRISE, whole genome shotgun sequence genomic region harbors:
- the LOC110893212 gene encoding pollen-specific leucine-rich repeat extensin-like protein 4, with amino-acid sequence MPAEPVITAPVQIPTPPHTPVHAPTDEPIQAPVLDGSTDRIRLMRFTPTSLPTRHPDEAGPSGHAHIPPGETDPYYPPQVPVEHLATHHSLPHVVPTADPYHPSHYPGVSTDDLILSLQVQIDILFTKLHELLPLAEARPPPPPVHSPPHAPPPPPELPLVDLRARVVTLEQQIDLLIRRVHELEDEVTHLHSIVLLTPPPIPLHHRRSLAGYLL; translated from the coding sequence ATGCCAGCCGAGCCAGTCATCACTGCGCCTGTTCAGATCCCTACTCCACCACATACCCCAGTTCACGCACCTACTGATGAGCCTATTCAGGCACCTGTTTTAGATGGATCTACCGATCGCATACGACTTATGCGTTTTACTCCTACCAGTTTACCCACTCGTCACCCAGACGAGGCAGGACCTTCAGGACACGCACATATCCCACCTGGAGAGACCGACCCTTACTATCCACCGCAGGTTCCAGTCGAGCACCTTGCGACACATCACTCTCTACCACATGTCGTGCCTACTGCTGACCCGTACCATCCATCTCACTATCCAGGCGTCTCTACTGATGACCTTATTCTATCTCTACAGGTTCAGATCGACATACTTTTTACCAAACTTCATGAGCTGTTGCCGCTTGCTGAGGCTAGACCCCCACCTCCACCTGTTCATTCACCACCTCatgctccaccaccaccacctgagTTACCACTAGTTGATTTACGTGCTCGTGTAGTGACGCTTGAGCAGCAGATAGACCTTCTTATCCGTCGAGTCCATGAACTCGAGGATGAGGTTACTCACCTTCATAGTATTGTACTTTTGACTCCACCACCTA